A stretch of the Pseudoalteromonas marina genome encodes the following:
- the dinG gene encoding ATP-dependent DNA helicase DinG: protein MLSDSLKKTIRQVHQHVAKNLNDYRPRSSQNYLVAEIAKTLAGEYHKKQRICVIEAGTGTGKSLAYCLGALPLALAQKKKLVISTATVALQEQLIAKELPFFKTHSGLDFKFDLVKGRHRYICAHKLHNAVNGDSQTQMDFMPTLTSPLSDMESKCLQGLYDAYVNKKWQGDRDSWADTIPDRVWNLIACDKHACQRQMKAHLTCPFQLARQQLMQMDVLVINHSLLLADLDLGGGKILPEPDNTIYVIDEAHHLAHITRDFSSAAATIKGTIEWLDKLTKFSGKMAKVLVGQGAIGQNFKLCDSINDANKDLKVVRDILDNADFEYSKDDTYRFEHGEIPKSLHSKAKDISEATQDALRCLNKMHDTLTQDVSDGDIKPYIADPILAESGHYINRLEQLNKLWFSYANKGEGIPHARWIKRLEYKSHHDHLLSDCPIEVGYYLKDKLWNECAGAVLCSATLSALGSFDHFAYESGLAKEEGVKFIKVPSPFDYPKQATLRIPVSKVEPTDKDFSDHLATTLPEYLSTKKANLVLFASYWQMDHVAKFLRTKGFNLLVQGEMSRESLLKKHSQNIDSGKGSILFGTQSLSEGLDLPGKYLENLIITKIPFAVPTSPIEEAQAEFVQSKGGNPFLTITVPDAAKKLVQSCGRLLRKESDEGCITILDRRLVTKRYGKAMLDTLPPFKRQIDY, encoded by the coding sequence ATGCTTTCTGACTCTCTAAAAAAAACTATTAGGCAAGTGCATCAGCATGTGGCTAAAAACCTGAATGATTATAGGCCGCGCAGCAGTCAAAATTACCTTGTTGCAGAAATTGCAAAAACATTAGCTGGTGAGTATCACAAAAAACAACGAATTTGCGTCATAGAAGCTGGCACAGGTACCGGTAAGTCACTTGCTTATTGTTTGGGGGCCTTGCCTTTAGCATTGGCACAAAAAAAGAAGCTAGTAATTTCTACGGCTACAGTGGCATTGCAAGAGCAATTAATTGCAAAAGAACTGCCTTTTTTTAAAACACATTCTGGGCTCGACTTTAAGTTTGATTTAGTTAAAGGGCGCCACCGCTATATTTGCGCCCATAAACTTCATAATGCTGTTAATGGTGATAGCCAAACTCAAATGGACTTTATGCCAACGCTTACCTCTCCACTAAGTGATATGGAAAGCAAGTGCTTGCAAGGGCTATACGATGCTTACGTAAATAAAAAATGGCAAGGCGATAGAGATAGCTGGGCAGATACAATTCCCGACAGAGTTTGGAATTTAATTGCTTGCGACAAGCATGCTTGTCAGCGCCAAATGAAAGCGCATTTGACTTGCCCATTTCAATTAGCTCGCCAACAACTCATGCAAATGGATGTGCTGGTTATTAATCACTCTCTGCTACTGGCTGATTTAGACTTAGGCGGTGGTAAAATTTTACCCGAGCCAGACAACACTATTTATGTAATTGATGAAGCACACCATTTAGCCCATATAACACGCGATTTTTCGTCTGCTGCAGCAACCATTAAAGGCACAATAGAATGGCTCGATAAGCTCACTAAATTCAGTGGAAAAATGGCAAAAGTGCTAGTAGGACAAGGAGCCATAGGTCAAAACTTTAAGCTTTGCGATAGTATAAACGATGCAAATAAAGACCTAAAAGTAGTGAGAGATATTCTTGATAATGCTGACTTTGAATATTCAAAAGACGACACATACCGTTTCGAACATGGTGAAATACCCAAATCGCTACACAGCAAAGCAAAAGATATAAGCGAAGCCACACAAGATGCACTGCGTTGTTTAAATAAAATGCACGACACCCTTACACAAGATGTGAGCGACGGCGACATAAAACCTTATATTGCCGATCCTATTCTTGCTGAAAGCGGTCACTACATTAATCGTTTAGAACAACTAAATAAATTATGGTTTAGTTATGCCAACAAAGGAGAAGGCATACCCCACGCACGTTGGATAAAACGCCTTGAGTACAAAAGTCATCATGACCACCTTTTAAGCGACTGCCCCATTGAAGTAGGCTACTACCTAAAAGACAAACTTTGGAACGAGTGCGCCGGCGCTGTTTTATGTTCTGCCACATTAAGTGCACTTGGTTCGTTTGACCATTTTGCTTATGAAAGTGGTTTAGCAAAAGAGGAAGGCGTTAAATTTATAAAGGTTCCCTCGCCCTTTGATTACCCAAAACAGGCAACATTACGCATTCCTGTGTCTAAAGTTGAACCTACCGATAAAGACTTTAGCGATCACTTAGCAACCACCTTGCCAGAGTATTTAAGCACTAAAAAGGCAAACTTAGTCTTGTTTGCCTCGTACTGGCAAATGGACCATGTAGCAAAGTTTCTTAGAACAAAAGGTTTTAACTTATTAGTACAAGGTGAGATGTCGAGAGAGTCACTGCTTAAAAAACACAGTCAAAATATTGATAGCGGTAAAGGTAGTATTTTATTTGGTACGCAAAGCCTTTCAGAAGGTCTTGATTTACCTGGTAAATATTTAGAGAACCTCATTATCACAAAAATCCCTTTTGCTGTACCTACCTCTCCAATAGAAGAAGCGCAAGCAGAATTTGTGCAAAGCAAGGGCGGTAATCCGTTTTTAACAATTACAGTCCCTGATGCTGCTAAGAAATTGGTACAAAGCTGTGGTAGACTGCTGCGAAAAGAGAGTGACGAAGGCTGTATTACTATTCTTGATAGGCGTTTAGTAACCAAACGCTACGGTAAAGCCATGCTCGACACCCTACCACCATTTAAAAGACAAATAGACTATTAA
- a CDS encoding TSUP family transporter: MFELALDPTTWAILCAVALAAGFIDAIAGGGGMLTVPALLTAGLPPHLTLGTNKLAASFGSLTASFTYYKKNLFSPKFWLASIIATAIGALLGTVIVDYLSIDFLNKLLPIIIIVVACYSLFGNLSTTQGDELPKLNNTMKIKQWVQGLALGFFDGLAGPGTGTFWTASNGMLYKMNLLLNCGLARSMNFVSNFISLITFVALGHVNFLLGITMGFFIMLGAWFGAHSAIRFGSKFIRPVFNTMVILLALKLIYEAYF, translated from the coding sequence ATGTTTGAACTCGCACTCGACCCGACAACTTGGGCAATTTTATGTGCTGTTGCATTGGCAGCAGGCTTTATAGATGCAATAGCCGGTGGCGGTGGCATGTTAACCGTGCCCGCATTACTTACAGCTGGTTTACCACCGCACCTAACATTAGGTACTAATAAACTCGCTGCGAGCTTTGGTTCGTTAACAGCAAGTTTTACCTATTACAAAAAAAACCTTTTTAGCCCCAAGTTTTGGTTGGCATCAATTATCGCAACCGCAATAGGCGCGCTACTTGGTACGGTTATTGTTGATTATTTAAGCATCGACTTTTTAAATAAGTTGCTACCAATTATTATAATTGTTGTTGCCTGCTATAGCTTATTTGGAAATTTGAGCACCACACAAGGTGATGAGTTACCAAAACTCAACAATACAATGAAAATAAAGCAATGGGTCCAAGGCCTAGCACTCGGTTTTTTTGATGGATTAGCAGGCCCAGGCACCGGCACATTTTGGACCGCGTCTAACGGCATGCTTTATAAAATGAACTTGCTTCTTAATTGCGGTTTAGCCCGCTCTATGAACTTTGTGTCTAACTTTATTTCTCTTATAACCTTTGTAGCTTTAGGGCATGTAAACTTTTTGCTTGGTATAACAATGGGCTTTTTTATTATGTTAGGAGCCTGGTTTGGTGCGCACTCTGCAATTAGGTTTGGTAGTAAATTTATACGCCCTGTTTTTAATACCATGGTTATACTTTTAGCATTAAAACTCATTTACGAGGCTTACTTTTAG
- a CDS encoding primosomal replication protein, translated as MQVNALEKLQQQVTSLKQQAEQFDRAKLFAKNRYMQAQPSLFDRAVFQTKSMNLADYVNEIEEEVASLPPSDHRHAYTYALERIASQVQAVFNVIKSTPIWEKENKSRYKPRPKQAVYKQAVKKVMQSSHELYDELKQNHEFERRLMLMIEERKMQMENASPAKAQKLNLEILSTHARLGRCRKAISATEDKIQQVEKQQLR; from the coding sequence ATGCAAGTGAATGCATTAGAAAAACTACAACAGCAAGTTACTTCGCTCAAGCAACAAGCTGAGCAATTTGACAGAGCTAAATTGTTTGCTAAAAACCGTTATATGCAAGCACAACCTAGCCTATTTGACCGCGCTGTATTTCAAACTAAAAGCATGAACCTGGCTGATTACGTAAACGAAATAGAAGAAGAAGTAGCAAGCTTACCACCAAGCGATCACCGCCATGCTTATACCTACGCGCTAGAGCGAATTGCATCGCAAGTCCAGGCCGTATTTAATGTCATTAAATCAACACCAATTTGGGAAAAAGAAAATAAAAGTCGGTATAAACCTCGCCCAAAACAAGCTGTTTATAAGCAAGCTGTAAAAAAAGTGATGCAGTCTTCTCATGAACTTTACGACGAGTTAAAACAAAACCATGAGTTTGAACGCCGCTTAATGCTGATGATAGAAGAGCGTAAAATGCAAATGGAAAATGCATCCCCAGCAAAAGCCCAAAAGCTTAACCTTGAAATATTAAGTACTCACGCACGTTTAGGTCGATGCAGAAAAGCCATTTCAGCCACTGAAGATAAAATACAACAAGTAGAAAAACAGCAACTCCGTTAG
- a CDS encoding histone deacetylase, with product MQLYYHPLYSNLPLPERHRFPIQKYQRLKTEIEHLGFLPTAFKQPAKASPSQLALCHSEQYINNFLTGNLSDKAIKKIGFPYSAQLVERTLLSVGGSIQAAEEALKSGLACNLSGGYHHAYSDYGSGFCIFNDLAIAATHLLNTHKAKTVLIFDCDVHQGDGTAQIINQQSHKNIITCSIHCEQNFPRLKQQSDYDFSLPAKSGDDEYIDTLQHSLALCVSIHQPDIILYNAGADIYTKDELGLLNVSITGVYERDLFVLDFCKQHNIPLMCGLGGGYQRNLDSLINVHKQLFKAAIDL from the coding sequence ATGCAGCTATACTACCACCCTCTTTATTCAAATTTGCCTTTGCCCGAAAGGCACCGCTTTCCAATTCAAAAATATCAACGGCTTAAAACCGAAATAGAGCATTTAGGCTTTTTACCAACCGCATTCAAGCAGCCCGCTAAGGCAAGCCCCTCGCAATTGGCCTTATGTCATAGCGAGCAATATATTAATAATTTTTTAACTGGAAACTTATCTGATAAAGCGATAAAAAAGATAGGCTTTCCTTATTCGGCTCAATTAGTTGAACGAACATTGCTGTCTGTCGGTGGGAGTATTCAAGCAGCAGAAGAGGCTTTAAAAAGCGGACTAGCCTGCAATTTAAGCGGTGGTTATCACCATGCCTATAGCGATTACGGCAGTGGTTTTTGTATATTTAACGATTTAGCCATAGCGGCCACACACTTATTAAATACTCATAAAGCTAAAACTGTGCTGATTTTTGATTGCGACGTGCACCAAGGCGACGGCACAGCGCAGATTATTAATCAGCAAAGCCATAAAAATATCATTACTTGCTCAATTCATTGCGAGCAAAACTTTCCGCGTTTAAAGCAGCAATCTGATTACGACTTTTCTTTACCTGCTAAATCTGGCGACGATGAGTATATCGACACATTACAACACTCACTTGCGCTGTGTGTAAGTATCCATCAGCCAGATATTATTCTGTACAACGCGGGCGCAGACATTTACACAAAAGATGAGCTAGGTTTATTAAATGTATCTATTACAGGTGTTTATGAACGAGATCTTTTTGTTCTTGATTTTTGTAAGCAACATAACATTCCCCTTATGTGTGGTTTAGGCGGCGGTTACCAACGTAATTTAGACAGCTTAATCAATGTGCATAAACAACTATTTAAAGCGGCTATCGATTTATAA
- a CDS encoding late competence development ComFB family protein yields MRLHDDIHNYYEKIVVEEIIKRKLDEKYDDDVMADFCCTVLNQLPPRYIRYDVDMAFYLPQAERIHMEERVQTAIDVAISQISKKKNLNDQPS; encoded by the coding sequence ATGCGATTACACGACGATATACATAACTATTACGAAAAAATTGTTGTTGAAGAAATCATAAAACGAAAACTAGACGAAAAATATGACGACGACGTTATGGCCGACTTTTGCTGTACCGTGTTAAACCAACTGCCACCTCGTTACATTCGTTACGACGTAGATATGGCGTTTTATTTACCACAAGCTGAACGCATACACATGGAAGAACGTGTTCAAACCGCTATTGATGTGGCTATTAGTCAAATATCTAAAAAGAAAAATTTAAATGACCAACCCTCTTGA
- a CDS encoding YbaM family protein, whose translation MTNPLEEAPTHIKLAVDLIMILEQHNVEPEEVLKALDIVKSDFEKKLVNN comes from the coding sequence ATGACCAACCCTCTTGAGGAAGCGCCAACGCATATTAAACTCGCTGTTGATTTAATTATGATACTGGAGCAACACAACGTAGAGCCTGAAGAAGTATTAAAAGCGCTCGATATAGTGAAAAGTGACTTTGAAAAGAAGCTAGTTAACAACTAG